AGAGCCTCCGCAGAGCCAAGGGAGGCCCAGCGGAGCCAGCCCGGGCCGCACCACCCAACCGGGCCACCTGGGTGCCTGCCCCCCCCTTGGAGGACGGCCTGATTGCCCTGGCAGGGCTGCAGGCGAGCGCTGCGGGAAGCAACAAGGGACCCAGCAGGGCGGCAGAGGCTGCCTGTGGGTCCCTCCAGGCGGCCCCGGACGGATCAGGCCCATGGACACAAAAAAAGCCGCGATGGCTCGCGGCTTGGAGGGATGGGTTGGGAGGGAAAGGCGGCCGGCGACTCAGAACAAACCCAGGGTGAGGGACTTGTCGATCGGGAGACAGGCGCCGATGCCCAGGTAGATGGTGAAGACGGTGCCGAACAGGAAGGCACCCATGGCCACCGGGCGGCGGAAGGGGTTCTGGAACTTGTTGAAGCTCTCGATGAACGGGATCAGCATCAGACCCAGGGGGATCATCGTCTGCAGGGCGATGCCCAGCAGCTTGTTGGGGACGACCCGCAGGATCTGGAACACCGGGTAGAGGTACCACTCGGGCAGAATCTCCAGCGGCGTGGCGAAGGGGTCGGCCCGATCACCCAGCATCGCCGGATCGAGAACGGCCAGGCCGACCAGGCAAGCGATGGTCCCGAGGATCACCACCGGGAAGATGTAAAGCAGGTCGTTGGGCCAGGCCGGCTCACCGTAGTAGTTGTGCCCCATGCCCTTGGCCAGCTTGGCCCGCAGCTTGGGATCGGTGAGGTCAGGCTTCTTGAGGATGTGCATGGTGGGAGCTCGGAGCGCTGGTGACCGGTAGGGGAAGGCTAAGGGGAGGAACGGGGTTCAGAGCGGGCCGGAGATGCCCTGCTTACGGATCATCAGGAAGTGGATCAGCATGAACACCGCCAGCAGCCAGGGCAGCACGAAGGTGTGGAGGCTGTAGAAGCGGGTGAGGGTGGACTGGCCGACGCTCTCACCGCCGCGGAGCAGCTCGACCATGAAGTCCCCAACCACGGGC
This genomic stretch from Cyanobium gracile PCC 6307 harbors:
- the petD gene encoding cytochrome b6-f complex subunit IV, translating into MHILKKPDLTDPKLRAKLAKGMGHNYYGEPAWPNDLLYIFPVVILGTIACLVGLAVLDPAMLGDRADPFATPLEILPEWYLYPVFQILRVVPNKLLGIALQTMIPLGLMLIPFIESFNKFQNPFRRPVAMGAFLFGTVFTIYLGIGACLPIDKSLTLGLF